Proteins from one Streptomyces sp. NBC_00289 genomic window:
- a CDS encoding ABC transporter ATP-binding protein, with product MTSIDVHDLTKEYGTRRAVDHLTFRVAPGRVTGFLGPNGAGKSTTMRLVLGLDRPTSGTATIGGRAYATLREPLRHVGALLDAQAAHGSRTGHAHLRALAVSNRIPLARVDEVLEETGLAAVARRRVKTYSLGMRQRLGIAAALLGDPEVVMLDEPSNGLDPEGIVWIRELLRRLAGEGRTVLVSSHLMNETASFADHLVVLGRGRLLADTPMRGFIHARVRPAVRIRTTDATALENALAPHGHRVVRHEDGHWTVHHARVDDIGRLASAAGVPILELTAEEATLEQAYLDLTADETEFTAQPSATQQQEA from the coding sequence ATGACCAGCATCGACGTCCACGACCTCACCAAGGAGTACGGCACCCGGCGTGCCGTGGACCACCTGACGTTCCGAGTCGCGCCCGGCCGCGTCACCGGTTTCCTCGGCCCCAACGGCGCCGGCAAGTCGACCACCATGCGCCTCGTCCTCGGCCTGGACCGGCCCACCTCGGGCACCGCCACGATCGGCGGCCGTGCCTACGCCACGCTCCGTGAACCCCTGCGACATGTGGGCGCGTTGCTCGACGCGCAGGCCGCCCACGGCTCCCGTACCGGCCACGCCCACCTGCGCGCCCTGGCGGTGAGCAACCGGATCCCGCTCGCCCGGGTCGACGAAGTGCTGGAGGAGACAGGGCTGGCCGCGGTCGCTCGCCGCCGGGTGAAGACGTACTCCCTGGGCATGCGTCAGCGCCTCGGCATCGCGGCCGCCCTGCTCGGCGACCCCGAGGTCGTCATGCTCGACGAGCCCTCGAACGGCCTCGACCCCGAAGGCATCGTCTGGATCCGCGAGTTGCTGCGCCGGCTGGCGGGGGAGGGCCGCACGGTCCTGGTCTCCAGCCATCTCATGAACGAGACCGCGTCGTTCGCCGACCACCTCGTGGTCCTCGGACGGGGCCGCCTGCTGGCCGACACCCCGATGCGGGGGTTCATCCACGCACGCGTGCGGCCCGCCGTCCGGATCAGGACGACGGACGCCACCGCGCTCGAGAACGCCCTCGCCCCGCACGGTCACCGGGTGGTGCGGCACGAGGACGGGCACTGGACCGTGCACCACGCGCGCGTGGACGACATCGGACGCCTCGCGTCCGCGGCGGGAGTGCCGATCCTCGAACTGACGGCGGAGGAAGCC